A segment of the Lolium perenne isolate Kyuss_39 chromosome 3, Kyuss_2.0, whole genome shotgun sequence genome:
CACTGAGTGTATCAAATGAGCCCTGGGGGCATATCAGAGCTGAGAAGCACGCAAAGAAGCCCTCATCCTTGTGACCATTACTTATCCTCGGCCTACAGAGACAGATGTGTCTCGACCGTCTGTACCACCGCAATTAGACCATATAGTTGGCATGATTGTATGGTCGTTCTTCCTTGATAACATTCTGCTCCTTGACTTCCCACAGTCCACAAAACACTAGTGCTTATCTGCCCAATCATTATGAATGCTACCACGGCGACACCTTCAAAATCATACGAAACCTTAGGGCCAGCTACTGATACACGATCCATAAATTCCTTGAATAGTAGAACACAATCATGCATGGCCAGTGTAGGAGATAATAATATTTAGCAGGCACATCTTTGAGCATACCGATGAGGTTCTACCACTCATTACGAATGCTACCACTGGTGTTGGTGGCGGGCACTCCTGGTGGAGACCAAATTGGGCGCATCACTCTCTTCCGTGTGCAAATCTCCACcataaagaaaagaaaaactagGTGTTTGGGTCAGCCACAAATGAGAATCCTGGGTATACATACGTGCAAGCTGTATTTTCTCCAGGCACTTCTCCCTTTATGGGCTCCAATGCTCCATACAACCCGGGAATCGGTTAATAAGTCAAACTCATTTGTGAAGTACTGGAGAAACTGCCGTGCTCTTGGATCAACTAATATCTGAATTGTCAAGTCGAGCGGAGCATCAACCAATGGCTTGATTCGCCGTCAAGTTCTCTGCATCAGGCTGTTGCCCGAAGCAGCCAGAGTAGATGCCATACACCTTGTTAAGATCAGCGGCCCTCGTGGTGTGGCCCAGGCACGCCACTGGGAGGCCCCTGCCGCCGCATGCCGCGACCATCTCATCGCACCTCTCCAGGACTAGCGCTGCCTCCCGTAGCTTCCCCTCCCGCCACAGGGTCTTCACCAGCAGCGCCACGGTGGGCGAGTCCGTGGCGATGCCTGCGCCACGCATTTCGTCGAACAGCCTGACCGCAAGCGCCACGTGCTCTCCCTTGCAGTAGGCCCTGATCAACACGACATACATGTGCCCGTCGGGGCGCAGCTCACACTGCCGCACCAGCCCGAGAAGCCTGTGCACGCCCTTCAGGCTGCCCGCGCCAGCCACGTGCTCCATCATACCCGAGATGGTCTGCAGGTCCGGGACCACGCCCCGCATCGCCACCATCTCCTCCAGAAGTTCAGTGGCGTAGCGGCCCTGGTGGCATTTCAGCAACGCCCACAGCAGCGATGAGCAGAGCAGCGCCAGGTTGGGCCGTGACACGGGGCCGCAGATGGAGTCAGCTTCCCGGAACACCCGCACCGCCGCGTTGGCCTTCTTGGAGTGCCCATAGAAGTTGATGATTCGCCGCACGGTGACGAACGGGAGGAAGATACCGTCGGTGCGCACCTTGGCGAGCAGGCCCTCCGCCAGCTCAATTTTGCCGGCGCAGGCAAAGATGCCGATCATCCTCGCCACGGTGTGGAGGTCGTGCCTAAAGCTGCTGCCTGGGCGGCATGCCACCCAGCAGAAGAACTTCCACGCCGTTGTCGCCTTCCTGAAATTGCTCAGGAGCTTTCTCACCAGCAGCGGCGTCCAGACAATCCCggccgcctccagctccgccacgTCCTCAGGGTGCCAGCCTTCCAGCGCCCTCGCTAGCTCCCGTGGGTGCAGCCATGGCTTCAGCTGCTGCGTCTCCTTATTAGCTCCGCACTGATCCGTATCACCATCCTCCGCTTCCTCCTCGCTATCTCCCTCGCCCTCGGAGTCGCACACGGCGTACCGGCTCGGCGAGAGCTCCTCGAAGAAACCCTCCGTGCCCTCCGTGTGGCCGGCTTTCCTCATGGCGGCGATGGCGGCCCGCATCTGCCGCCCGGGCATGATGCCATCGACGGCCACCATCTCGCGGACCAGCCACCGGAGCCGGTCGAACCTGCCGGCCGACGCGAGCGCCTCGGCGAGCACGTTGTACTGCTGGGGGATACGTGGCACGCGCAGCGACGGCAGGAGCCGGAACACCTCGAGCGCCTGGTCGACGAATCCCGCGGCcgcgaggtggtggaggaggatggTGTAGGTGCGCGTGTTGGGGAGCGCGCCCTCGCGGACCATGGCGCCGAACgcgtcgacggcggcggcgtggtTCCCGGCGCCGGCGTGGAGGCGGATGACGAGGTTGTGCGCGTCGGTGGGGCGGTGCGGGTCGGCCGGGACGGAGGCGAAGGCGGCGAGGGCGGCCGGGTGGtccccggcggcggcgaggaggcggaggcgcaggagcgggggagggggcagggggaagGAGGCGAGGAGGGAGTGGAGGTCCGGGAGGGACGCGGGgttggcgaggcgggcggcgagAGCCTGGAAGAGCGGGAGCGGCGCCGGAGTGGGGATGGCGCGGAAGAATGCGAGAGCCGACGCCGCCGTGGGCGCGGCGCGGATAGCGTAGAAGGCGACCACCGGGTcgtcgggtggcggcggcggggaggaGGATGGGGAGCGGAGGCTGAGGCGCAGCTCGTCGATGAGGCGCGCGCGGCGGAAATAGGTGGCTACGCGGCTGCCGGGAGAGGACATGGCGTGGGAGAGGAGACGgcggccggcggccggcggcggcgagggacacCAGATGGCCTTCCCAGCTCAAAAAAATGGAGCTTTACAACAACTCCAGGAGCAGCTGACTCCGTAAAGGGCCAGATCTGTATAAAGTAGGGACTGGGCCGGAAGCTAAAATCTAGCATAAGCCGTATTTTGTTGGGCCTCCAAAGAAAAATTATTAGGGGAATTTTTGCTACAGGATAAACCATTATTTTATGTCGTTTGCTAAAACACATTGTCTGATTGTACCATTATAATTTTGTGACACATACTAAAACACACTACCTGTTCAAAAAAAATGTTTGACACTTTCTTCAAAATTAGTCATAGCATGGTCATCTCAGCCAAAAGTGCAATTTTTCCTTTTTTGGATAGGTGGTGTGCTCTGGCACATGTGTCACACAATTGTAATGCTACCTAGCAAAAACACGACGGTGTGTTTTGGCAAACGTTAGAAAATAATGATGTCCTTCAACAAATTTTCTCAAATTATATAGGCCTCTAAATCTTGGTCATCGACTTCTCTTTTTTCGATTCAAGCTTTGCCTTTTGTCTCCTTCAAGCTTTGCCTTTGTCTTCTTCGACTCTGATGCCCAAGAGAAACTCCTAGAGCCTCCCGCTGCCACGGCCAGAGCCGAACTAGGGACATCTCCCCCCGTCGCCGTCGTGCCTACCCCCCATCGCCCGCTGATTTCGCTTGAGGTATCGTGGGTTTGACAGCCtagtttaaacattttccaagagAAAAAAATGCTTACATTATAAAATTCGATCTTCACAACCAATGAGAAGAAGAAATccgaagaagaaaggaagaagacTGAAGAAAAGCTAAAACTAGCACACGAGGCAActcagaagatggatgaagaacgGAGGACGAAAGAAGTGCattgaagaaaaaaaaaacatgcaATTGAGCTGCATTTGGCTGATATCGTTCACAAACACAAGATCAAGTCTCATGCAGCGTCGAGAAACATATTTGTCTACAATATGCCTATGCAGTTTTAGTATTATCCATGTGCACGAAGAAGTAGCTGTCTGCACGTTTGAGAAAGTTTAAACCGTTTCAAGTTTATTTTTGAAATAAAGAAAAAGATGACATCTAGG
Coding sequences within it:
- the LOC127341251 gene encoding pentatricopeptide repeat-containing protein At5g66631 isoform X3, which encodes MSSPGSRVATYFRRARLIDELRLSLRSPSSSPPPPPDDPVVAFYAIRAAPTAASALAFFRAIPTPAPLPLFQALAARLANPASLPDLHSLLASFPLPPPPLLRLRLLAAAGDHPAALAAFASVPADPHRPTDAHNLVIRLHAGAGNHAAAVDAFGAMVREGALPNTRTYTILLHHLAAAGFVDQALEVFRLLPSLRVPRIPQQYNVLAEALASAGRFDRLRWLVREMVAVDGIMPGRQMRAAIAAMRKAGHTEGTEGFFEELSPSRYAVCDSEGEGDSEEEAEDGDTDQCGANKETQQLKPWLHPRELARALEGWHPEDVAELEAAGIVWTPLLVRKLLSNFRKATTAWKFFCWVACRPGSSFRHDLHTVARMIGIFACAGKIELAEGLLAKVRTDGIFLPFVTVRRIINFYGHSKKANAAVRVFREADSICGPVSRPNLALLCSSLLWALLKCHQGRYATELLEEMVAMRGVVPDLQTISGMMEHVAGAGSLKGVHRLLGLVRQCELRPDGHMYVVLIRAYCKGEHVALAVRLFDEMRGAGIATDSPTVALLVKTLWREGKLREAALVLERCDEMVAACGGRGLPVACLGHTTRAADLNKVYGIYSGCFGQQPDAENLTANQAIG